A region of the Pseudarthrobacter oxydans genome:
CCAAGAACTCATCCGGATAGACACGTCAAACTACGGTGACGGTTCGGGGCCGGGCGAGCGGGCTGCGGCTGAATACGCCGCGGGGCTGATTGAGGAAGTGGGCCTTGCGGCGGAAATCTTCGAGTCCGCACCGGGCCGCGCCAATGTGGTGACGCGCATGGCCGGTGAGGATCCCTCCGCCAGCGCCTTGGTGGTGCACGGCCACCTGGACGTCGTGCCTGCGCTGCGGGACCAGTGGTCCGTAGACCCGTTCGGAGCCGAACTGAAGGACGGGCTGATCTGGGGCCGCGGCGCCGTCGACATGAAGGACATGGACGCCATGATCCTCTCCGTCCTGCGCAGCTTTGCCAGGTCCGGCACAAAGCCGAAACGCGACATCATTTTCGCCTTCTTCGCGGATGAGGAAGCGGGCGGCGCCTACGGAGCCCGCTACGCCGTGGACAAGCGCCCGGAACTGTTCGAGGGCGCCACGGAAGCCATCTCCGAGGTGGGCGGCTTCTCGGCCACCATCGGCGGGCAGCGCACGTACCTGCTGCAGACAGCGGAGAAGGGCATCTCCTGGCTCCGCCTCGTGGCCCACGGCAGGGCGGGCCACGGCTCACAGATCAGCACCGACAATGCCGTAACGCGGCTTGCCGCAGCCGTAACGCGCATCGGCGAGTACAAGTGGCCCATCGAGCTCACCCCCACTACCCGGCAGTTCCTGGACGGTGTGACCGAACTCACCGGCGTTGAGTTCGATGCCGACAATCCGGACATCCTGCTGAGCCAGCTGGGCACGGTGGCCCGCTTTGTGGGCGCCACCTTGCAGAACACCACAAACCCCACCCTGCTCAAGGGCGGCTACAAGCACAACGTCATCCCCGAATCCGCCGAGGCCCTGATCGACTGCCGAACACTTCCGGGCCAGCAGGACCACGTCCTGGAGATCGTTCGCGACCTCGCGGGCGCCGGCGTTGACGTCAGTTACGTGCACAAGGACGTTTCCCTTGAGGTCCCTTTCGCCGGGAACCTGGTGGATTCCATGATCGATGCCCTGCACTCCGAAGACCCGGGCGCCAAGGTGCTGCCCTACACTCTCTCCGGCGGCACGGACAACAAGTCGCTGAGCCGGCTCGGCATCACAGGCTACGGCTTTGCGCCCCTGATGCTGCCGGATGACTTGGACTTCACCGGCATGTTCCACGGCGTGGACGAGCGCGTACCTGCCGACTCCCTCAAGTTCGGCGCCAAGGTGCTCAACACCCTCCTCACCAACTACTGAGCCAGGCTGCCATGACGCCGGAAGAGATCCTGCCGGAGGAGCTGCTGGAGCAGATCCGCGGCCGCGCCGCCGGGTATGACAGGGACAACGCCTTCTTCCATGAGGACCTTAAGGACCTCGCGGCGGCCGGCTACCTGAAGCTGTTCGTTCCAGGGTCCGACGGCGGGGCAGGGCTTGGCCTTGAGGCGGCGGCGCAGTGCCAGCGGAGGCTGGCAACGGCCGCCCCGGCCACCGCGCTGGCCGTCAACATGCACCTGGTGTGGACCGGCGTCGCGCATGTCCTCGGCGCCCGCGGCGACGGATCCCTGGACTTTGTGCTCAAGGAAGCGGCCAACGGCGAGATCTTCGCGTTCGGCAACTCGGAAGCCGGCAACGACTCGGTCCTGTTCGACTCCCGGACCACGGCCGCGCCGCTGCCGGACGGCGGCTACTCTTTCACGGGAACCAAGATCTTCACCAGCCTCTCACCGGCGTGGACGAGGCTGGGAATCTTCGGGAAGGACCCTTCCGGCCGGGACGGCGAGGGGGAGCTGGTCCACGGCTTCATCACGCGCCAAACACCCGGCTACCGCATCCTCGACGACTGGGACGCGCTTGGGATGCGGGCCAGCCAGTCCTGCACCACCGTCCTGGACGGCGCCGGCGTTCCGCCGGAGCGCATCTTCCGCAGGATCCCCGTCGGCCCCAGCCGCGATCCCCTGGTTTTCGCGATCTTTGCCTGTTTCGAGACGCTGCT
Encoded here:
- a CDS encoding acyl-CoA dehydrogenase family protein, translated to MTPEEILPEELLEQIRGRAAGYDRDNAFFHEDLKDLAAAGYLKLFVPGSDGGAGLGLEAAAQCQRRLATAAPATALAVNMHLVWTGVAHVLGARGDGSLDFVLKEAANGEIFAFGNSEAGNDSVLFDSRTTAAPLPDGGYSFTGTKIFTSLSPAWTRLGIFGKDPSGRDGEGELVHGFITRQTPGYRILDDWDALGMRASQSCTTVLDGAGVPPERIFRRIPVGPSRDPLVFAIFACFETLLAAVYTGLGERALALGVENVKRRTSFKNGGRSYAQDPDIRWKVAEAAMAMDNLYPQLRAVAADVDSLVDHGQQWFPKLVGLKVNATETARRVVDLAIRVSGGSSYFRGSELERLYRDVLAGMFHPSDDESAHNTVANAWLGPLED
- a CDS encoding M20/M25/M40 family metallo-hydrolase, whose product is MPDVLPEDEVVRICQELIRIDTSNYGDGSGPGERAAAEYAAGLIEEVGLAAEIFESAPGRANVVTRMAGEDPSASALVVHGHLDVVPALRDQWSVDPFGAELKDGLIWGRGAVDMKDMDAMILSVLRSFARSGTKPKRDIIFAFFADEEAGGAYGARYAVDKRPELFEGATEAISEVGGFSATIGGQRTYLLQTAEKGISWLRLVAHGRAGHGSQISTDNAVTRLAAAVTRIGEYKWPIELTPTTRQFLDGVTELTGVEFDADNPDILLSQLGTVARFVGATLQNTTNPTLLKGGYKHNVIPESAEALIDCRTLPGQQDHVLEIVRDLAGAGVDVSYVHKDVSLEVPFAGNLVDSMIDALHSEDPGAKVLPYTLSGGTDNKSLSRLGITGYGFAPLMLPDDLDFTGMFHGVDERVPADSLKFGAKVLNTLLTNY